In the Helianthus annuus cultivar XRQ/B chromosome 11, HanXRQr2.0-SUNRISE, whole genome shotgun sequence genome, one interval contains:
- the LOC110890261 gene encoding non-specific lipid-transfer protein-like protein At5g64080, translating to MAATTAILILCISAALMSASPVNSAQHTGAPAPAADCSTVILNMADCLSYVTADSKVKKPEGTCCSGLKTVLKTDAECLCEAFKNSAQLGVSLNITKALALPAACHINAPSATNCGMNLGTAGAPAQAPMGVGMAPTMAASGPSMAAAPTPASQTSGSFGLAVSTVSVLLSMLLSVYFYSC from the exons ATGGCAGCCACCACTGCCATTCTCATCCTCTGCATCTCCGCCGCACTAATGTCCGCATCTCCGGTCAACTCAGCACAGCACACCGGAGCTCCGGCACCGGCGGCAGACTGCTCAACAGTAATCCTGAACATGGCGGACTGCCTGTCGTACGTCACCGCCGACAGCAAGGTGAAGAAGCCGGAAGGAACGTGCTGTTCCGGTCTGAAAACTGTGCTGAAAACAGACGCAGAGTGTTTGTGTGAAGCGTTCAAAAACAGTGCTCAGTTAGGCGTATCGTTGAATATTACTAAGGCGCTAGCGTTACCTGCTGCTTGCCATATTAATGCTCCTTCTGCTACTAATTGTggaa TGAATCTTGGAACTGCTGGAGCTCCTG CTCAAGCACCGATGGGCGTGGGAATGGCTCCAACCATGGCTGCATCTGGACCATCGATGGCTGCTGCTCCTACACCGGCTTCCCAGACCTCCGGTTCATTCGGGCTAGCTGTGTCGACTGTCTCGGTTTTACTCAGTATGTTGCTGTCTGTCTATTTCTATTCATGCTGA
- the LOC110890260 gene encoding sulfate transporter 1.3 isoform X1, translating into MKGVNNSPTTMSGRIAAEVEMNLHPGAAELPYVHKVGKPPKQDLLKEIKTALKETFLSDDPLKPFKDQPRRKKFVLGLQAFFPILSWGRDYSFSKFKGDLIAGCTIASLCIPQDIGYAKLANLPPKYGLYSSFVPPLIYAFMGSSRDIAIGPVAVVSLLLGTLLRDEVEPGTPEYLRLAFTATFFAGVTQAALGFFRLGFLIDFLSHAAIVGFMGGAAVTIALQQLKGLLGIKDFTKKTDLVSVMRSVVNSAHHGWNWQTILIGVSFLTFLLVAKFIGKKNKKLFWVPAIAPLISVIVSTFFVFITRADHDGVAIVRHIDKGINPSSVHQIYFSGPYLAKGFKIGVVAGLIALTEAVAIGRTFAGMKDYQLDGNKEMVALGSMNIIGSFTSCYVATGSFSRSAVNYMAGCNTAVSNIVMSMIVMLTLFVITPLFKFTPNAILASIIISAVVGLIDFDAVVLLWKIDKFDFVACMGAFFGVVFVSVEIGLLIAVGISFAKILLQVTRPRTAVLGKIPKTTVYRNIEQYPGATRVPGVLIIRVDSAIYFSNSNYIKERILRWLTDEEETFKDQPRIECLIVDMSPVTDIDTSGIHALEELHSSLQKRDVQLILTNPGQTVLDKLHASHAADLIGEDRIFLTVNDAILTFAPKMEQA; encoded by the exons ATGAAAG GTGTTAACAATTCTCCAACCACGATGAGTGGGCGGATCGCAGCCGAAGTTGAGATGAACTTACACCCGGGAGCAGCTGAATTGCCTTATGTTCACAAAGTGGGGAAGCCACCCAAGCAAGATTTATTGAAAGAAATCAAAACCGCGCTCAAAGAAACATTTCTTTCGGATGATCCTTTGAAACCTTTTAAGGACCAGCCTAGAAGGAAAAAGTTTGTACTTGGCTTACAAGCCTTTTTCCCGATACTCAGTTGGGGTCGAGATTATAGTTTTTCTAAGTTTAAAGGTGATCTCATCGCAGGATGTACCATCGCGAGTCTCTGCATTCCACAG GATATTGGGTATGCTAAACTAGCAAACTTGCCTCCAAAATATGGATTGT ACTCGAGTTTTGTTCCGCCTCTTATATACGCGTTCATGGGTAGCTCGAGAGATATTGCAATCGGCCCTGTGGCGGTGGTCTCTCTGTTGCTTGGAACTTTGTTACGAGATGAGGTTGAGCCAGGTACACCTGAATATTTACGTCTTGCTTTCACTGCAACATTCTTTGCTGGAGTCACTCAAGCTGCACTCGGGTTTTTCAG ATTGGGTTTTCTGATCGATTTTCTGTCACATGCTGCGATCGTGGGGTTCATGGGAGGAGCGGCCGTTACCATCGCGCTTCAGCAACTTAAAGGGTTGTTAGGCATCAAGGATTTCACAAAAAAGACTGATTTAGTTTCCGTCATGCGTTCTGTCGTCAACTCAGCACATCACGGA tGGAACTGGCAAACCATATTGATAGGAGTTTCCTTCTTGACTTTCCTTTTGGTAGCAAAGTTCATT GgcaaaaagaacaagaaactattTTGGGTGCCAGCAATAGCTCCACTGATTTCCGTCATCGTGTCTACATTTTTCGTTTTCATCACTCGTGCTGATCATGATGGTGTCGCGATT GTACGCCATATTGACAAAGGAATTAACCCATCGTCCGTGCACCAAATTTATTTCAGTGGACCATACCTCGCTAAAGGTTTCAAGATCGGAGTTGTTGCCGGTTTAATCGCACTCACG GAAGCTGTAGCAATTGGAAGAACATTTGCTGGAATGAAAGACTATCAGCTGGATGGAAACAAAGAAATGGTGGCACTAGGCTCCATGAACATTATTGGTTCTTTCACAAGTTGTTATGTGGCCACAG GGTCGTTTTCACGGTCAGCGGTCAATTACATGGCCGGTTGCAATACTGCGGTGTCAAATATTGTGATGTCTATGATCGTGATGCTGACTCTTTTCGTCATCACTCCATTGTTTAAGTTCACCCCAAATGCTATACTGGCTTCAATCATTATATCAGCGGTCGTAGGTCTCATCGACTTTGATGCAGTGGTCCTACTGTGGAAGATTGATAAATTTGACTTTGTAGCTTGCATGGGTGCGTTTTTCGGTGTGGTTTTCGTTTCAGTTGAGATAGGCCTTCTCATTGCG GTCGGAATATCTTTTGCCAAGATTCTCCTACAAGTAACAAGGCCTCGGACCGCAGTGCTCGGAAAAATCCCGAAGACAACTGTCTACAGGAACATAGAGCAGTACCCAGGCGCGACTAGGGTCCCCGGTGTTCTGATAATTAGGGTTGATTCGGCTATTTACTTCTCGAATTCCAACTACATAAAAGAGAG GATCTTGAGGTGGCTAACAGACGAGGAAGAAACGTTTAAAGACCAGCCGAGAATCGAGTGTTTGATCGTCGATATGTCAC CTGTTACTGATATTGATACCAGTGGCATTCATGCCTTGGAGGAATTGCATTCCAGTCTACAAAAGAGAGACGTCCAACTCATTTTAACAAATCCGGGACAAACCGTACTCGATAAGCTGCACGCGTCTCATGCTGCAGATCTTATCGGGGAAGACAGGATCTTCCTAACTGTTAATGATGCTATTCTAACATTTGCTCCAAAGATGGAACAAGCGTAA
- the LOC110890260 gene encoding sulfate transporter 1.3 isoform X2, producing MSGRIAAEVEMNLHPGAAELPYVHKVGKPPKQDLLKEIKTALKETFLSDDPLKPFKDQPRRKKFVLGLQAFFPILSWGRDYSFSKFKGDLIAGCTIASLCIPQDIGYAKLANLPPKYGLYSSFVPPLIYAFMGSSRDIAIGPVAVVSLLLGTLLRDEVEPGTPEYLRLAFTATFFAGVTQAALGFFRLGFLIDFLSHAAIVGFMGGAAVTIALQQLKGLLGIKDFTKKTDLVSVMRSVVNSAHHGWNWQTILIGVSFLTFLLVAKFIGKKNKKLFWVPAIAPLISVIVSTFFVFITRADHDGVAIVRHIDKGINPSSVHQIYFSGPYLAKGFKIGVVAGLIALTEAVAIGRTFAGMKDYQLDGNKEMVALGSMNIIGSFTSCYVATGSFSRSAVNYMAGCNTAVSNIVMSMIVMLTLFVITPLFKFTPNAILASIIISAVVGLIDFDAVVLLWKIDKFDFVACMGAFFGVVFVSVEIGLLIAVGISFAKILLQVTRPRTAVLGKIPKTTVYRNIEQYPGATRVPGVLIIRVDSAIYFSNSNYIKERILRWLTDEEETFKDQPRIECLIVDMSPVTDIDTSGIHALEELHSSLQKRDVQLILTNPGQTVLDKLHASHAADLIGEDRIFLTVNDAILTFAPKMEQA from the exons ATGAGTGGGCGGATCGCAGCCGAAGTTGAGATGAACTTACACCCGGGAGCAGCTGAATTGCCTTATGTTCACAAAGTGGGGAAGCCACCCAAGCAAGATTTATTGAAAGAAATCAAAACCGCGCTCAAAGAAACATTTCTTTCGGATGATCCTTTGAAACCTTTTAAGGACCAGCCTAGAAGGAAAAAGTTTGTACTTGGCTTACAAGCCTTTTTCCCGATACTCAGTTGGGGTCGAGATTATAGTTTTTCTAAGTTTAAAGGTGATCTCATCGCAGGATGTACCATCGCGAGTCTCTGCATTCCACAG GATATTGGGTATGCTAAACTAGCAAACTTGCCTCCAAAATATGGATTGT ACTCGAGTTTTGTTCCGCCTCTTATATACGCGTTCATGGGTAGCTCGAGAGATATTGCAATCGGCCCTGTGGCGGTGGTCTCTCTGTTGCTTGGAACTTTGTTACGAGATGAGGTTGAGCCAGGTACACCTGAATATTTACGTCTTGCTTTCACTGCAACATTCTTTGCTGGAGTCACTCAAGCTGCACTCGGGTTTTTCAG ATTGGGTTTTCTGATCGATTTTCTGTCACATGCTGCGATCGTGGGGTTCATGGGAGGAGCGGCCGTTACCATCGCGCTTCAGCAACTTAAAGGGTTGTTAGGCATCAAGGATTTCACAAAAAAGACTGATTTAGTTTCCGTCATGCGTTCTGTCGTCAACTCAGCACATCACGGA tGGAACTGGCAAACCATATTGATAGGAGTTTCCTTCTTGACTTTCCTTTTGGTAGCAAAGTTCATT GgcaaaaagaacaagaaactattTTGGGTGCCAGCAATAGCTCCACTGATTTCCGTCATCGTGTCTACATTTTTCGTTTTCATCACTCGTGCTGATCATGATGGTGTCGCGATT GTACGCCATATTGACAAAGGAATTAACCCATCGTCCGTGCACCAAATTTATTTCAGTGGACCATACCTCGCTAAAGGTTTCAAGATCGGAGTTGTTGCCGGTTTAATCGCACTCACG GAAGCTGTAGCAATTGGAAGAACATTTGCTGGAATGAAAGACTATCAGCTGGATGGAAACAAAGAAATGGTGGCACTAGGCTCCATGAACATTATTGGTTCTTTCACAAGTTGTTATGTGGCCACAG GGTCGTTTTCACGGTCAGCGGTCAATTACATGGCCGGTTGCAATACTGCGGTGTCAAATATTGTGATGTCTATGATCGTGATGCTGACTCTTTTCGTCATCACTCCATTGTTTAAGTTCACCCCAAATGCTATACTGGCTTCAATCATTATATCAGCGGTCGTAGGTCTCATCGACTTTGATGCAGTGGTCCTACTGTGGAAGATTGATAAATTTGACTTTGTAGCTTGCATGGGTGCGTTTTTCGGTGTGGTTTTCGTTTCAGTTGAGATAGGCCTTCTCATTGCG GTCGGAATATCTTTTGCCAAGATTCTCCTACAAGTAACAAGGCCTCGGACCGCAGTGCTCGGAAAAATCCCGAAGACAACTGTCTACAGGAACATAGAGCAGTACCCAGGCGCGACTAGGGTCCCCGGTGTTCTGATAATTAGGGTTGATTCGGCTATTTACTTCTCGAATTCCAACTACATAAAAGAGAG GATCTTGAGGTGGCTAACAGACGAGGAAGAAACGTTTAAAGACCAGCCGAGAATCGAGTGTTTGATCGTCGATATGTCAC CTGTTACTGATATTGATACCAGTGGCATTCATGCCTTGGAGGAATTGCATTCCAGTCTACAAAAGAGAGACGTCCAACTCATTTTAACAAATCCGGGACAAACCGTACTCGATAAGCTGCACGCGTCTCATGCTGCAGATCTTATCGGGGAAGACAGGATCTTCCTAACTGTTAATGATGCTATTCTAACATTTGCTCCAAAGATGGAACAAGCGTAA